Proteins from a genomic interval of Amphiura filiformis chromosome 9, Afil_fr2py, whole genome shotgun sequence:
- the LOC140161041 gene encoding uncharacterized protein, producing MATRIAIFNAKQNQNKDNVRCQKCLEMGHWTYECTGKRKYVHRASRVTHLNKKVKQAERQKIQEQFAPVEINEDTNVKKKKKKKKRSRKASSSSSDSDSESDSSNSSSDSSESSSSSSSESSSDSDSISSSSSDSDSSSSSDDSDSSNSSTSYKRHPKKKRKR from the exons ATGGCGACGCGCATAGCAATTTTCAACGCAAAACAAAA CCAAAACAAGGATAATGTCCGCTGTCAAAAATGTCTTGAGATGGGACACTGGACATATGAATGCACCGGTAAACGCAAGTATGTACATAGAGCATCCAGGGTGACCCACCTCAACAAGAAGGTCAAACAAGCTGAACGTCAAAAGATTCAAGAGCAATTTGCTCCAGTTGA GATAAATGAGGACACTAAtgtgaaaaagaagaagaagaaaaagaagag GTCAAGGAAAGCTAGTTCAAGTTCATCAGACAGTGATTCAGAATCTGACAGCTCAAATTCCAGCTCAG ATTCATCAGAGAGTTCTTCCAGTAGCAGTTCGGAGTCATCCAGTGACAGTGATAGCATTAGCAGTAGCAGCAGTGATAGTGACTCCAGCTCATCTAGTGATGACAGTGACAGTTCAAACTCTAGTACTAGTTATAAAAGACATCCAAAGAAGAAGAGGAAACGATGA